Proteins encoded together in one Prevotella scopos JCM 17725 window:
- the avs4 gene encoding AVAST type 4 anti-phage nuclease Avs4 has protein sequence MNWKIFGVKYDKQETWAFEQMSYLLFCAEFNNRVGLFRYKNQTGIETEPIEKDGKFYGFQSKYYTTLIADNKEDIIDSIKKAKSQNKQLDELYLYINQELSESTTKSKKKPQYQLDIEKAAKTAGISIQWRVPSNFELQLSLPENKYIHDVFFSLDPNEGNLLDEIYKHNENILQAIQTEITFGDKQIKIDRSSVVESIANASQKKKNIIISGEGGCGKTAIFKEFYNSCFKKIPICVFKANELNVNHINDIFHIDHKFTFAQFLNAYKDEPLKIFVIDSAEKLAEISSNDILTTLIQKLKENAWNIIFTTRYAYLNDLTFLIKENYQLPFDVNDVSLIGTEELKSITDEFKFPLPDNQKFVERLRNLFYLREYVQQHSNIDKQGNYKEFIDLLWKKRIQNTVQKDNLHLEREKCIISIAKQRCETGRFYINADSLPQSALFQLKQDEILGYDDTHCGYFITHDIYEEWTLNKIVSRSFSNTSTTKEFLDDLGNSLPIRRAFRLWLSDHLSENSKEIEIFIQSAFTSTDVIQFWKDEILVSVLLSDYSETFFKFFEKEIIADDFKILKRILFLLRIACTDISAIQNIEIIKPKGKGWEEVIALIYKHETDFFDNNLKLVLPVLTDWCAFNKKGVTTRYTGLLALSVIQKTETEENFFIHDVAEEKILKVVFNSANELKTELKEIFDKVVSNTWTEYRAPYEGLCSKILEKPYIAIELIKTLPLSVIQLCDLFWQKQPKKQDGFGYESDTMESRYGLLGKHELNYFPSNANQTPIKWLLQIEFCKTLDFIIDFTNRAVDSYSKSDYGQQDVKKITLHVSETKVTQYLSDAIWSMYRGGGSPSVPHVLESMHMALEKILLEFSLISKSEIIQNILLKILIQSKSASLTSVVCSVVLANPDKFYDVALILFKTIELFHIDTIRWSGEFHTKSLYGIGYGMDKIKDILYTDERLKTYEDKHRNSNLESLFLNYQLFGVKGFNEEQNTEYIGKLYDIIDQYKSNTSTSKSFGILLARMDRRNLIPKVSQHDDNHLRIEFTPKELSDEHKKESEEALNQHQELLKYSSLRMWADFLIGARNQTKSAKQEEYDNNPLLALSETKQLVEELKAGRNGIGMLDYSIPAFSCSKLLLEHKDKLSKEDKLFCKEIILSSLSNLFTDNYDYQISDGVEASIHAIPSLIKEYPDEIESYVSIMVLTLFDETSLGAYKRICDYVIESIHNSKLWEQNSKVAQAILFGYVKLKPIYKTIVAEKRKEIGWGRISKKSIFEELEKRNSDFTFENSSLDINNITSLDIHSLEIVLQLIPSDTKDIIHLEIYAKSLPLLASQLLKDRRSYKDDSGDNSNIYLLRLHIFKNFAYFILHREKYEIDAFLKPFVDSFSSTEETASFIGELVSAEDYLNKYEQFWHIWDNLYPKIKELCVNPCGYHLKEIIINYFFAWRWWREGIEDWHSLKEGNLSLYANASKDIGNIPAVLYSVVKVLNSIGTNFKDEGIDWIYTIVSNNKLLHHDDLESNTLYYLEKFLRKFVFINRQKIKEEIRLKNKIIPILDFMIERGSMHGYLLRESIL, from the coding sequence ATGAATTGGAAAATTTTTGGAGTAAAATACGACAAACAAGAAACGTGGGCATTTGAACAAATGTCTTATTTGCTTTTTTGTGCAGAGTTCAACAATCGTGTTGGACTTTTCCGATATAAGAACCAAACAGGAATTGAGACAGAACCAATCGAAAAAGACGGAAAATTTTATGGTTTTCAATCTAAATACTACACTACATTAATCGCTGACAATAAAGAAGACATTATTGATTCAATTAAAAAAGCTAAATCCCAAAACAAGCAACTAGACGAATTATATCTTTACATCAACCAAGAACTTTCCGAAAGCACTACTAAAAGCAAAAAGAAACCGCAATATCAATTAGACATTGAGAAAGCCGCTAAGACAGCAGGAATAAGTATTCAATGGCGAGTCCCAAGTAATTTTGAATTACAATTATCTTTGCCTGAAAATAAATACATACATGACGTTTTTTTCAGTCTTGACCCAAACGAAGGAAATTTACTTGATGAGATTTATAAACACAACGAGAATATTTTACAAGCAATCCAGACAGAAATAACATTCGGAGACAAACAAATTAAAATTGACCGAAGTTCTGTTGTTGAATCAATAGCAAATGCTTCTCAAAAGAAAAAAAACATAATTATTTCGGGTGAAGGTGGCTGCGGTAAAACCGCAATTTTCAAAGAGTTTTATAACTCTTGCTTTAAGAAAATACCAATTTGTGTGTTTAAGGCAAATGAACTTAATGTAAATCACATTAACGACATATTTCACATAGACCACAAATTTACATTTGCACAGTTTCTCAATGCCTACAAGGACGAACCACTTAAAATATTTGTAATTGATTCCGCAGAAAAACTTGCAGAGATTTCTAGCAACGATATTCTTACTACGTTAATTCAAAAGTTAAAAGAGAATGCTTGGAATATCATCTTTACAACACGCTACGCTTATCTTAACGATTTAACTTTTTTGATAAAAGAGAATTATCAGTTGCCGTTTGACGTAAATGATGTTTCTCTGATTGGTACTGAGGAATTAAAATCAATAACAGACGAATTCAAATTCCCACTTCCCGACAATCAAAAATTCGTAGAGCGACTTAGAAACTTGTTTTACCTAAGAGAATATGTTCAACAACATTCCAACATTGACAAACAAGGAAACTACAAAGAATTTATTGACTTGCTTTGGAAAAAGCGAATACAAAATACCGTTCAAAAAGACAACCTGCACCTTGAACGAGAAAAATGTATTATCAGCATTGCCAAACAAAGGTGTGAAACAGGACGGTTCTATATCAATGCTGATAGTTTACCACAATCAGCATTGTTTCAATTAAAGCAAGATGAAATACTCGGCTATGATGATACTCATTGCGGATATTTTATTACTCACGATATTTATGAAGAATGGACATTGAATAAAATTGTTTCCCGAAGTTTTTCAAACACATCAACCACAAAAGAGTTTCTTGACGACTTAGGGAATTCTTTACCCATTCGCAGAGCATTTAGGTTATGGCTATCAGACCATTTATCAGAAAACAGTAAGGAAATAGAAATTTTCATTCAAAGTGCTTTTACAAGCACTGATGTTATTCAATTTTGGAAAGACGAAATTTTAGTTTCCGTTTTACTTTCAGATTATTCAGAAACATTCTTTAAATTTTTTGAGAAAGAAATCATTGCAGATGATTTTAAAATACTAAAACGAATTTTGTTCCTGCTAAGAATCGCCTGTACTGATATTTCTGCAATTCAAAATATTGAAATTATAAAACCTAAAGGTAAAGGTTGGGAAGAAGTAATTGCCCTTATTTACAAACATGAAACTGACTTTTTCGACAACAACCTAAAACTTGTTTTACCTGTTTTAACTGATTGGTGCGCATTCAATAAAAAAGGAGTAACAACAAGATACACAGGTTTATTAGCATTAAGCGTAATACAAAAAACTGAAACTGAAGAAAATTTCTTCATACACGATGTTGCGGAAGAAAAAATTTTGAAAGTGGTTTTTAATTCAGCCAATGAACTAAAAACCGAACTAAAAGAAATATTTGACAAAGTAGTTTCTAATACATGGACAGAATACAGAGCCCCCTACGAAGGACTTTGCTCTAAAATTTTAGAGAAGCCCTACATAGCAATTGAATTAATTAAAACACTTCCATTATCTGTTATTCAATTATGTGATTTATTTTGGCAAAAACAGCCGAAAAAGCAAGACGGATTTGGATATGAAAGCGATACAATGGAAAGTCGTTATGGCTTACTGGGCAAACACGAATTGAATTATTTCCCCTCAAATGCTAATCAAACGCCAATAAAATGGTTATTGCAAATAGAATTCTGCAAAACACTTGATTTTATCATAGATTTTACAAATAGGGCTGTTGATTCTTATAGTAAATCCGACTATGGACAACAAGACGTTAAAAAAATCACATTACACGTAAGCGAAACGAAAGTAACACAGTATTTGAGTGACGCAATTTGGAGTATGTATCGTGGAGGAGGAAGTCCCTCTGTTCCCCACGTATTAGAGTCAATGCATATGGCATTAGAAAAAATTCTTTTAGAATTTTCTCTAATCTCAAAGTCCGAAATAATTCAGAATATACTTCTTAAAATTCTCATTCAATCAAAATCAGCTTCACTTACTTCTGTTGTTTGTAGTGTTGTGCTTGCGAATCCTGATAAGTTCTATGATGTTGCTTTGATTTTATTCAAAACAATTGAATTATTTCACATAGACACGATTAGGTGGTCAGGCGAATTTCATACTAAATCACTGTATGGTATAGGATATGGAATGGATAAAATAAAAGACATTTTATACACAGATGAAAGATTGAAAACTTATGAAGATAAACATAGAAACTCAAATTTAGAATCATTGTTTCTTAATTATCAACTTTTTGGTGTCAAAGGATTTAACGAAGAGCAGAATACTGAATACATCGGTAAATTATACGACATTATTGACCAATATAAATCAAATACTTCAACAAGTAAATCCTTTGGAATATTGTTGGCTAGAATGGATAGACGTAATTTAATACCAAAAGTATCACAGCATGACGACAACCATTTACGAATAGAATTTACGCCTAAAGAACTTTCTGACGAACATAAAAAGGAAAGCGAAGAAGCGTTAAATCAACATCAAGAACTTCTTAAATACTCTTCGCTAAGAATGTGGGCTGATTTTTTGATTGGTGCGAGAAATCAAACTAAAAGCGCAAAGCAAGAGGAATATGACAACAATCCTCTTTTAGCTTTATCAGAAACAAAGCAACTTGTTGAAGAACTGAAAGCAGGACGAAACGGAATAGGTATGCTTGATTATTCTATACCTGCGTTTTCGTGTTCTAAATTATTACTTGAACACAAAGACAAATTATCAAAAGAAGATAAGCTTTTTTGTAAAGAAATTATTCTTTCTTCCCTGTCGAATCTTTTCACCGATAATTATGATTATCAAATAAGTGATGGCGTTGAAGCCTCTATTCATGCAATTCCATCATTAATAAAAGAATACCCTGATGAAATAGAAAGCTATGTTTCTATAATGGTTTTAACTCTTTTCGATGAAACATCTCTTGGTGCTTACAAAAGAATATGTGATTACGTTATTGAATCTATTCATAATTCAAAATTATGGGAGCAAAATTCAAAAGTTGCACAGGCAATTCTGTTCGGATATGTAAAACTCAAACCCATCTACAAAACCATTGTTGCTGAAAAAAGAAAAGAAATTGGTTGGGGACGAATTTCTAAAAAATCCATTTTCGAAGAATTAGAGAAAAGAAATTCTGATTTCACTTTTGAAAATTCATCATTAGACATAAACAACATTACTTCACTTGATATTCATTCTTTGGAAATAGTTCTTCAGTTAATACCATCTGACACGAAAGATATAATTCACTTAGAAATTTATGCAAAATCGTTGCCCTTATTAGCTTCACAGTTATTAAAAGACAGAAGAAGTTACAAAGATGATTCAGGAGACAATTCTAACATTTACTTATTACGCTTGCATATTTTCAAAAATTTTGCTTATTTCATTTTACATAGAGAGAAATATGAAATTGATGCGTTTCTAAAACCATTTGTTGACTCATTTTCTTCAACCGAAGAAACAGCTTCATTTATTGGAGAATTAGTAAGTGCAGAGGATTATCTAAACAAGTATGAACAATTTTGGCATATTTGGGACAATCTATATCCAAAAATAAAAGAACTATGTGTAAATCCATGTGGCTATCATTTAAAAGAAATCATAATAAATTATTTTTTCGCATGGCGTTGGTGGCGTGAAGGAATTGAAGATTGGCATAGTTTAAAAGAGGGAAATTTATCCCTTTATGCAAATGCTTCAAAAGATATAGGAAACATTCCTGCTGTATTGTATTCTGTTGTCAAAGTTTTAAATTCAATCGGGACAAACTTTAAAGACGAAGGTATTGATTGGATTTATACAATTGTGTCAAACAACAAATTGTTACATCATGACGACTTAGAATCAAACACTTTATATTATTTGGAAAAGTTTTTAAGAAAGTTCGTTTTCATCAACAGACAAAAAATAAAAGAAGAAATTAGATTGAAAAATAAAATTATTCCGATTCTTGATTTCATGATTGAACGAGGTTCTATGCATGGATATTTATTAAGAGAAAGTATTTTATGA
- a CDS encoding helix-turn-helix domain-containing protein, whose translation MKDRIRQLMESQHMTQQTFADFIGISSASLSSIFTGRTKPTLNTVEAIKSKFTKINLDWLLYGQGPMFKDQVSEPNSSTGEAGMMSPGVSEGVLDFPNPTPSSLPETEQISSPYSDNMYKSPSRTEVKYIDKPQRRITEIRIFFDDQTWETFVPKK comes from the coding sequence ATGAAAGATCGAATCAGACAGCTCATGGAGAGTCAGCACATGACTCAACAAACTTTCGCAGATTTCATAGGAATCTCATCAGCATCTCTTAGTAGTATTTTTACTGGTAGAACAAAACCGACTCTAAATACAGTTGAGGCTATCAAGAGTAAGTTTACAAAGATTAATCTTGATTGGCTTCTGTATGGACAAGGACCTATGTTTAAGGATCAGGTTTCTGAACCTAATTCTTCAACTGGAGAAGCTGGTATGATGTCTCCTGGAGTCTCTGAGGGTGTGCTTGACTTTCCTAATCCTACCCCCTCCTCACTACCAGAGACGGAACAGATTAGCTCTCCATATAGTGATAATATGTACAAAAGTCCGTCTCGCACAGAGGTAAAATATATTGACAAACCACAACGTCGTATCACAGAGATTCGTATCTTCTTTGATGACCAAACATGGGAGACTTTTGTTCCAAAGAAGTAA